From one Eucalyptus grandis isolate ANBG69807.140 chromosome 9, ASM1654582v1, whole genome shotgun sequence genomic stretch:
- the LOC104419437 gene encoding uncharacterized protein LOC104419437 has protein sequence MQKQNSGKSLKWLPGNNLARLLLCPLFFISFLTLIVLGSTIYFPRNVFTAPTEISQEQPPLPLSFHSRISDLQAQVGVLLEQVHSDTEEAKALAKFSDHVIHIAVALDKLATRLSNHASNLPSNATEMSNVDEDSSDPEESEEDASEEFISNRVFKAGELKNYTLPKPNRVAGKKTFLGVEAINPSIGMTCVAMASSLDRFMSYKLFGTCPDDWILAQKLMISGCDPLPRRRCFSRTPPNYTKPMPSSKSLWTQPGDVNLLWSHYKCKDYQCLFSNQTVNKRGFFKCSDCFDLSKRGWEVPANESESAEFTIDQVLALKPSEIRVGLDFGPSTGSFAALMRERNVTVATATLNLGAPFNEVIALRGLLPLYISVGSRLPFFDNTLDIVHSSLFLDGWVGTELLQFVLFDWDRVLRPGGLLWVDRFFCKKEDVKMYVEEFERLRYKKLLWRVVPKSDKLEDEFFFSAVLEKPIRT, from the coding sequence atgcagaaacAGAATTCAGGCAAGTCATTGAAATGGCTTCCGGGAAACAATCTTGCCAGGCTACTGTTGTGCCCTCTCTTCTTCATCAGCTTCCTCACACTGATCGTCCTGGGTTCAACAATCTACTTCCCGCGGAACGTCTTCACTGCCCCAACCGAGATCTCCCAGGAACAACCTCCTTTACCTCTTTCCTTCCACAGCCGAATCTCCGACTTGCAAGCGCAAGTTGGCGTGTTGCTAGAGCAGGTTCACTCTGACACTGAGGAAGCGAAAGCCCTGGCCAAGTTTTCCGATCATGTCATCCACATAGCCGTGGCTTTGGACAAGCTCGCCACTCGCCTATCAAATCACGCAAGCAATCTGCCATCTAACGCCACCGAAATGAGCAATGTTGATGAAGATTCGAGCGATCCAGAGGAATCAGAAGAAGATGCATCGGAGGAATTCATCAGCAATCGTGTCTTCAAGGCAGGGGAGCTCAAGAATTACACTTTGCCTAAACCAAACAGGGTTGCGGGCAAGAAGACGTTTCTCGGTGTCGAAGCAATTAATCCATCGATAGGAATGACCTGCGTGGCAATGGCTTCTAGTTTAGACCGGTTCATGAGTTACAAGTTGTTCGGGACGTGCCCAGATGATTGGATCTTGGCTCAGAAGCTCATGATCAGTGGCTGTGACCCATTGCCCAGAAGGAGATGCTTCTCAAGAAcaccaccaaactacacaaagCCAATGCCCTCAAGCAAATCTCTGTGGACTCAGCCCGGGGATGTCAACCTATTGTGGAGCCACTACAAGTGCAAGGACTATCAATGCCTCTTCTCCAATCAAACAGTGAACAAAAGGGGCTTCTTCAAGTGCTCAGACTGCTTCGACCTCTCGAAGCGAGGGTGGGAAGTGCCGGCCAATGAGTCAGAATCGGCTGAGTTCACCATCGACCAGGTCCTCGCGCTGAAGCCCTCGGAGATCCGGGTCGGGCTGGACTTTGGCCCGTCGACGGGGAGCTTCGCTGCCCTCATGAGGGAGAGGAACGTGACAGTCGCCACAGCCACACTGAACCTCGGGGCGCCCTTCAACGAGGTGATCGCACTAAGGGGTCTGCTCCCGCTCTACATCTCCGTCGGCTCAAGGTTGCCCTTCTTCGACAACACGCTCGACATCGTACACTCAAGCCTGTTCCTGGACGGGTGGGTCGGCACGGAGCTGCTTCAGTTCGTGCTGTTCGATTGGGACCGTGTCCTGAGACCGGGGGGGTTGCTCTGGGTGGACCGCTTCTTCTGCAAGAAGGAAGATGTGAAGATGTATGTGGAGGAGTTCGAGAGGCTGAGGTACAAGAAGCTGTTGTGGAGGGTTGTGCCCAAGAGTGACAAGTTGGAGGATGAGTTCTTCTTCTCTGCAGTGCTTGAAAAGCCCATTAGGACTTGA
- the LOC104430500 gene encoding uncharacterized protein C9orf85 homolog, translated as MSNRRGPPKHQNAFAWKPNAGVKINETEVGGRFRPYSEITGVCVRCKEQIEWKRRYGKYKALTEPAKCQKCTRRAVRQAYHNLCSGCAKEQKVCAKCRCQVDNLVGRDSSEVEAEQKALEEAIKNARERDRRTLLRAMNKSKDNNSGKDDDLGKSATEKANKVGDIFPSSSLEDYARSRQQGRVGRGNEEEEVEGEEEVEDNTEEDNTDDEE; from the exons ATGAGCAATCGGCGCGGCCCGCCCAAGCACCAGAACGCCTTCGCCTGGAAGCCCAACGCCGGCGTCAAAATCAACGAGACG GAGGTCGGAGGGAGGTTCCGGCCGTACTCCGAGATAACCGGAGTTTGCGTTCGGTGCAAGGAGCAGATCGAGTGGAAGCGCCGCTACGGCAAGTACAAGGCCCTCACCGAACCTGCCAAGTG TCAGAAGTGTACTAGGAGGGCTGTTCGTCAAGCTTACCACAACCTTTGCTCTG GATGTGCCAAGGAGCAGAAAGTGTGTGCTAAGTGTCGTTGCCAGGTTGACAACTTAGTTGGCAG AGACTCTTCTGAAGTGGAAGCAGAGCAAAAAGCACTCGAGGAG GCAATTAAGAATGCTCGAGAAAGGGATAGAAGAACACTACTTCGTGCT ATGAACAAGTCAAAAGATAATAATTCGGGGAAAGATGATGATTTGGGGAAATCTGCCACTGAGAAAGCAAACAAGGTAGGAGATATATTTCCCTCTTCATCACTTGAGGATTATGCCAGATCACGCCAACAAGGCAGAGTGGGTCGTGgtaatgaggaagaagaagtggaGGGTGAGGAGGAAGTGGAGGACAATACGGAGGAAGACAACACCGATGACGAGGAATAA